From a region of the Palaemon carinicauda isolate YSFRI2023 unplaced genomic scaffold, ASM3689809v2 scaffold16, whole genome shotgun sequence genome:
- the LOC137635687 gene encoding uncharacterized PPE family protein PPE21-like: protein MNMGAVSASMENVAMTIVGEVNAVSENVGEEKAGEANVGKASTGQESADEVNTGESIGEEITGKANVGKEKPGEVEGGEVNVGKVSTGQESTDEAKTGKEKVDRETSVKVNTGEVNVGEANIVGRMKIFAQANVSEMNTGTLSAGMKNDAKTFVGEVITVLESIGEEITGKANIGEEKASEVNVG, encoded by the exons ATGAACATGGGAGCAGTGAGTGCTAGCATGGAGAATGTAGCCATGACAATCGTTGGTGAAGTGAACGCTGTCTCAGAAAATGTTGGCGAGGAGAAAGCTGGTGAGGCGAATGTTGGCAAGGCGAGCACTGGTCAGGAGAGTGCTGATGAAGTGAACACGGGTGAG AGCATTGGTGAGGAGATCACAGGCAAGGCAAATGTTGGCAAGGAGAAACCTGGCGAGGTGGAAGGTGGCGAGGTGAATGTTGGCAAGGTGAGCACTGGTCAGGAGAGCACTGATGAAGCAAAAACTGGCAAAGAAAAGGTTGACAGAGAGACATCTGTCAAGGTGAACACTGGCGAGGTGAATGTTGGTGAGGCAAACATTGTTGGCAGGATGAAAATTTTTGCTCAGGCGAACGTTAGCGAGATGAACACGGGAACCCTGAGTGCTGGCATGAAGAATGATGCTAAGACTTTCGTTGGCGAGGTGATCACTGTCTTGGAGAGCATTGGGGAGGAGATCACAGGCAAGGCAAACATTGGCGAAGAGAAAGCTAGCGAGGTGAATGTTGGCTAG
- the LOC137635689 gene encoding zinc finger protein ZFP2-like → MASSDKESVGNSESLEFPIKSEIEDSIPHVAIKLENEDFIEGVGHYVDCSVFMEPEIELKTEPGIFISSEDDMKYSSESDALVSEEDLQSNKSEREVSQEEEEEEEESVKTGEKEDCGIYMDLQNEEQMESNGSEMPLSQESDSKTHSGVGTHSSSSFSCSECGKVFFQKSVLTKHYRLHTGEKPFKCSVCDKAFYDKTHLTSHYMIHTGDKPFKCNFCDKAFSQKSNLTKHHRIHTGEKPYKCSFCDKAFSDRCTFTKHFRIHTGEKPFKCSVCDKSFAQKGGLTEHLKIHTGEKLFKCSFCDKAFYQKGNLTEHHKIHTGEKPFKCSFCDKEFSDRGNFTKHCKIHTGDQPFKCSICGKAFFRKGSLTKHYKVHTGEKPFKCNFCGKAFSEKGGFTRHYRIHTDEKPFKCTVCNQAFSVKTSLTKHYRIHTGEKPFRCSVCDKAFSRKDYLTTHYRIHTGEKPFKCSICGTAFTVKTHMERHKKVCAAKNL, encoded by the coding sequence ATGGCATCCAGTGATAAGGAGAGTGTGGGAAACTCTGAATCATTGGAATTTCCAATAAAAAGCGAAATAGAAGATTCCATTCCACACGTTGCAATCAAGTTGGAAAATGAGGATTTTATCGAAGGTGTTGGACACTATGTTGATTGCTCTGTTTTCATGGAACCAGAAATTGAATTGAAAACAGAGCCAGGAATATTTATATCAAGCGAAGATGACATGAAATATTCTTCGGAATCTGATGCATTAGTGAGTGAGGAGGATTTACAAAGCAACAAAAGCGAAAGGGAAGTCagccaagaggaggaggaggaggaggaggagagtgtaAAGACAGGTGAGAAAGAGGATTGTGGCATATACATGGATTTACAGAATGAGGAGCAGATGGAAAGCAATGGCTCTGAAATGCCTCTTTCTCAGGAAAGTGATTCCAAAACTCACTCTGGTGTTGGTACTCACAGTTCTAGCTCATTCAGTTGTAGTGAATGTGGCAAAGTGTTTTTTCAAAAAAGTGTTCTCACAAAACATTATAGacttcacactggggagaagccatttaagtgtagtgtctgtgacaaagcattttatgATAAAACTCATCTTACATCACATTATATGATTCATACTGGCGATAAGCCATTTAAGTGCaatttctgtgacaaagcattttctcaaaaAAGTAATCTTACaaagcatcatagaattcatactggggagaagccatataagtgcagtttctgtgacaaagcattttctgatAGATGTACGTTCACAAAACattttagaattcacactggggagaagccatttaagtgcagtgtctgtgacaaatcATTTGCTCAGAAAGGTGGTCTCACAGAGCATCTtaaaattcatactggggagaagctaTTTAAGTGCAgcttctgtgacaaagcattttatCAGAAAGGTAATCTTACAGagcatcataaaattcatactGGGGAAAAGCCATTTAAGTGTAGTTTTTGTGACAAAGAATTTTCTGATAGAGGCAATTTCACAAAACATTGTAAAATTCACACTGGGGATCAGCCATTTAAGTGCAGTATCTGTGGCAAAGCATTTTTTCGGAAAGGTAGTCTCACAAAGCATTATAAagttcatactggggagaagccatttaagtgcaattTCTGTGGCAAAGCATTTTCTGAGAAAGGTGGTTTCACAAGACATTATAGGATTCACACTGacgagaagccattcaagtgcactGTCTGTAACCAAGCATTTTCTGTGAAAACTAGTCTCACAAaacattatagaattcacactggggaaaaGCCATTTaggtgcagtgtctgtgacaaagcattttctcggaaAGATTATCTCACAACacattatagaattcacactggggagaagccattcaaaTGTAGTATTTGTGGTACGGCATTTACTGTGAAAACACATATGGAAAGGCATAAGAAGGTTTGTGCCGCTAAAAATTTATAA